Genomic segment of Pirellulales bacterium:
CCCCTGGGCCAAGAGCGTCAGCACCTCGCGTTCGCGCAAGCTGAGCTTGGCCGCGGGCGAGGTGCCCGTCGCGGTGGACCCTTCGAAGGGCGTATTGGCGTCGTCGATGAACAAGTCGTGATCGACGTATGAGCCGCCGCCGCGGACCTCGCGAATGGCGGTTAGCAGCTCGGCGCTGTCGGCCCGCTTGACGACGAACGCCGCGGCCCCGGCGGCCATAGCGCGGCGGGCGTAGGCCGAGTCGTCGTGCATGGTCAATACGACCACGCGTGCCTGCGGCTGCGCGGCGTGCAGCCGGCGCAGGATGTGCTCGAACGATCCGCCCGGCATCGTCACGTCGAGCGTGATCACGTCGGGCACGAGTTCGCGCGCCAGGCGTTCGGCCTCGTCGCCCGTGGCCGCTTCGCCGACGACCTCCATATCGGGCTGCGCCGCCAGCAACAGCCGTAAACCGGCACGCAGGATGGCGTGATCGTCGGCGATCAGGACGCGAGTTTTAGGCGGGAGTGCTGATGCCACTGGGAATCTCGACCTCGATCAAAGTGCCACGCCCCGGCGCTGTCTGAAGTTGAAAACGCCCCTGCAAGCGTTCCGCGCGCTCACGCATGCCGGCCAGGCCCACGTGGTTGGCCTGATTCCTGGCAAGGACCGCCGGATCGAAACCGCGGCCGTCGTCCATGATACAGACTCGGATCATTTCTCCCTCGCCGCCGAGCTCGACGCTGGCGTGCTTGGCCGAGGCGTGCCGCTGGGTGTTGTTGAGCGCCTCTTGCACCAGCCGGTAAATGGCCGTTTCGACGTGCTCCGGCAGTCGCAGCCCGCCGGGGAGCTGGTTGTCGAGCTTGACGTCGATGCCGCTGTCGCGGCCCAGGTCGGTCACCAGCCGCTTGAGCGCCGCGGCCAGACCCAGCTCGTCGAGCACGATCGGCCGCAAGCCGCGCACCAGGCGGCGCACCTCTTCGAGCGTGGTGGCGGCGACCCGATGCAGGTTGTCGAGCTGCGCGGCCTGCTGGGGCAGGGCGTCGCGCACCTGCATCGCCGCCACTTGCAGGCCGAACGACAGCGACGTGAGCATCTGGCCGACGCCGTCGTGCAGCTCGTGCGCCACGGCGCGGCGCTCGCGCTCTTCGGCATTGGAAAGCTGATCGGCCAATTGCAGCCGGGCGGCGGTCGACTCGCGCAGCGCTTCTTCGGCACGCAGGCGCTCGCCGACTTCTTCCTGCAGATCGACATTCGCCTGGGTCAGGGCCTTGGTCCGCTCTTCGACGCGGCGTTCAAGCTCGTCGTTGGCCGCCTCCAAGGCCAGGGCCGCGGCGTCGCGCTCGCGGGCTTGCGCCTCGAAGCGCTGGGTGATCTGCAGACCGTAGTAGATCGCGCCGCCGATCATCACGAGCACCGCCAGCCCCAGCATGCGTTCGAGCGTCTCGAAACGCTCCGCCTCGGAAATCTGGTCGGCGAAATGCGCGTTCTGGATGCTGCCAATGCTGCTGACGATCTCGAACATCGCGTGATTGACGCGGGAATAGGCGCGATCGAGCAGCGCCATCTGTTCGCCGGCAGCGGAAGTACGCCCCAGGCTCAAGGCCTCGAAGATGGCGAACGACGCCGACTCCATCTCGGCCACGGCCTCGTGGGCCGTGCGCAATTGCGTGGTGATGGCCAGCGTTTCGCTTGCCGGGCGAAGCGCCAGCGCGTCGGCCACGACCGTCGATTGCTCGTGATACTCGCGTGCCGCTCGCCGCAGTTGGGTCTTGGCGTCGACCAGGTCGAACGTATGAAACACCTCGTTGCCGGGTCGATCGATTTCCCCGGCCAGGCTCGACAACATGGCCGCCTGGCGCTGAAGCGTTCCCCAGGTCTGATTTTCGCGTACGCTTTCGGCGTAGATCGTCGTCACGCGTTGATTGACGTAGAGGCTCACGCAAACGGTGAGCAAATCGAACGCGGCCAGCAAGTAATAGACGCGCTCGAGGCTCGGCCCCCTCTGCGCTGTGGAATCGTTGCTCATGTGCACAGGCCGCCGAGCGCCCGCCGGAGAATCGCTTGCTGGTGTGCATTTTTTAACCCGCGCGGTCGACAAGCGGCAAGCGCGGAAATGGTCGATGC
This window contains:
- a CDS encoding sensor histidine kinase — encoded protein: MSNDSTAQRGPSLERVYYLLAAFDLLTVCVSLYVNQRVTTIYAESVRENQTWGTLQRQAAMLSSLAGEIDRPGNEVFHTFDLVDAKTQLRRAAREYHEQSTVVADALALRPASETLAITTQLRTAHEAVAEMESASFAIFEALSLGRTSAAGEQMALLDRAYSRVNHAMFEIVSSIGSIQNAHFADQISEAERFETLERMLGLAVLVMIGGAIYYGLQITQRFEAQARERDAAALALEAANDELERRVEERTKALTQANVDLQEEVGERLRAEEALRESTAARLQLADQLSNAEERERRAVAHELHDGVGQMLTSLSFGLQVAAMQVRDALPQQAAQLDNLHRVAATTLEEVRRLVRGLRPIVLDELGLAAALKRLVTDLGRDSGIDVKLDNQLPGGLRLPEHVETAIYRLVQEALNNTQRHASAKHASVELGGEGEMIRVCIMDDGRGFDPAVLARNQANHVGLAGMRERAERLQGRFQLQTAPGRGTLIEVEIPSGISTPA
- a CDS encoding response regulator transcription factor, whose amino-acid sequence is MASALPPKTRVLIADDHAILRAGLRLLLAAQPDMEVVGEAATGDEAERLARELVPDVITLDVTMPGGSFEHILRRLHAAQPQARVVVLTMHDDSAYARRAMAAGAAAFVVKRADSAELLTAIREVRGGGSYVDHDLFIDDANTPFEGSTATGTSPAAKLSLREREVLTLLAQGHTNQEIAERVFLSVKTVETYRARIGEKLGIKTRAEMTRFAREHGLIKATDS